A single region of the Stigmatopora argus isolate UIUO_Sarg chromosome 6, RoL_Sarg_1.0, whole genome shotgun sequence genome encodes:
- the LOC144076205 gene encoding parapinopsin-like: protein MQHSFVTPNSSYYLGPHGDPPLSRTGFILLSVAMALFTGPAILLNATVIIVSLMHKQLRQPLNYALVNMAVADLGTAMTGGLLSVVNNAQGYFSLGRTGCVMEGFAVSLFGITSLCTVALIAVERMFVICKPLGQLTFQKKHALRGIALSWLWSLTWNVPPLLGWGRYELEGVGTSCAPDWHSREPHVVSYILCYFALCFALPFAVILMSYTKLLWTLHQVSKMACVEGGAAAKAEMKVAAMVIVMVLTFMLNWLPYASLSMIVVYNPQVEINPLVATMPVYLAKSSTVYNPIIYIYCNTQFRKYAVPFLLCGNKLWPEDEASEAATIVEITANKVLPA, encoded by the exons ATGCAGCATTCCTTTGTTACCCCAAATTCCTCCTACTACTTGGGCCCGCACGGGGACCCCCCGCTGTCACGCACTGGCTTCATCCTGCTCTCCGTGGCGATGGCCCTTTTCACCGGGCCGGCTATCTTGCTCAACGCTACAGTGATCATTGTGTCCCTCATGCACAAGCAGCTGAGGCAGCCGCTCAACTACGCTCTGGTGAACATGGCTGTGGCAGACCTGGGCACGGCCATGACCGGAGGACTTCTGTCTGTAGTCAACAACGCCCAGGGGTACTTCTCCCTGGGAAGAACAGGCTGTGTGATGGAGGGCTTTGCCGTGTCCTTGTTTG GCATTACATCGCTGTGCACGGTTGCCCTGATCGCCGTGGAAAGGATGTTTGTCATATGTAAACCTTTGGGGCAGTTGACCTTTCAAAAGAAGCACGCGCTAAGGGGTATCGCCTTGTCCTGGCTGTGGTCCCTGACATGGAACGTGCCCCCCCTTCTGGGATGGGGCAGGTACGAGCTGGAAGGCGTCGGGACGTCCTGCGCGCCGGACTGGCACAGCCGAGAACCTCACGTTGTGTCCTACATCCTTTGCTATTTCGCCTTGTGCTTCGCTCTTCCCTTTGCAGTCATCTTGATGTCCTACACTAAATTACTGTGGACGTTACACCAG GTGTCGAAGATGGCCTGCGTGGAGGGCGGTGCAGCAGCTAAAGCGGAGATGAAGGTGGCCGCCATGGTCATCGTCATGGTCCTGACCTTCATGCTAAACTGGCTGCCTTATGCCAGCCTGTCCATGATAGTGGTCTACAATCCGCAAGTGGAGATTAACCCACTGGTGGCAACAATGCCTGTTTACTTGGCGAAGAGCAGTACCGTATACAACCCCATTATTTACATCTACTGCAACACACAG TTCCGCAAGTATGCAGTGCCTTTCCTGCTGTGTGGCAACAAGCTGTGGCCGGAGGACGAAGCATCAGAAGCAGCGACCATCGTGGAGATTACAGCCAACAAAGTGTTACCCGCCTAA